A DNA window from Hevea brasiliensis isolate MT/VB/25A 57/8 chromosome 2, ASM3005281v1, whole genome shotgun sequence contains the following coding sequences:
- the LOC110647880 gene encoding GCN5-related N-acetyltransferase 5, chloroplastic-like, which translates to MWVRVMRPEVMDITLWGMCLCYLIDSRSVMPHAVTLVGFYRGKHEGDGDGEEEEEELPGAVEVCFDKKGANASPPTPTPPKNYPYICNMTVKEPLR; encoded by the exons ATGTGGGTTCGGGTGATGAGGCCTGAGGTGATGGATATCACCCTGTGGGGTATGTGTCTTTGTTACTTGATTGATAGCAGATCTGTAATGCCACATGCTGTTACACTTGTTGGGTTTTATAGAGGGAAACATGAGGGTGATGGAGATGgggaagaggaggaggaggagctgCCAGGGGCCGTGGAGGTTTGTTTTGATAAGAAGGGTGCTAATGCTTCTCCTCCTACACCAACTCCTCCCAAGAATTATCCTTACATTTGCAACATGACTGTTAAGGAGCCACTTCGTTA G